A window of the Roseovarius sp. S88 genome harbors these coding sequences:
- a CDS encoding YHS domain-containing (seleno)protein — MTLSRRAILIGATAVLVARPAFAKEPRWYDSGSGYAADGADVVAYFSLDESAKGVKGVSEHSTEWNGMHWRFANAENLAAFQANPEKYAPQFGGYCSWAVSQGYTAHGDRNAWSVVNGKLYLNYNNRIRNRWLKDVPGFIAKGEANWPGIIGA, encoded by the coding sequence ATGACGCTTTCAAGACGTGCCATCCTGATAGGGGCAACCGCGGTGCTGGTTGCACGACCCGCGTTTGCCAAAGAGCCACGCTGGTATGACAGCGGCAGCGGCTATGCGGCTGACGGGGCGGATGTTGTGGCCTATTTCTCGCTTGATGAGTCCGCCAAAGGCGTCAAAGGCGTGTCTGAGCACAGCACAGAATGGAACGGCATGCATTGGCGCTTTGCCAATGCCGAGAACCTCGCCGCATTTCAGGCAAATCCGGAAAAATACGCGCCTCAATTCGGCGGCTACTGCTCTTGGGCCGTGTCGCAGGGCTACACTGCCCATGGAGACCGGAACGCCTGGTCAGTTGTCAACGGCAAGCTTTACCTGAATTACAACAATCGCATCCGCAACCGTTGGCTCAAGGATGTCCCAGGCTTTATTGCCAAGGGCGAGGCGAATTGGCCCGGTATCATCGGCGCGTAA
- a CDS encoding MAPEG family protein: MVFWILAGLALYLMNVFGAGSFLMLRVGPTAYMGPRDSLPEPGKFHARALKSAKNFSESLPVFVVLGLLALILGGVDLELAEQGAMLFVLARLAYIAAYVAGVPYIRSVIFTAGFVGLGMMAFAVI; this comes from the coding sequence ATGGTTTTCTGGATTTTGGCCGGACTGGCCTTGTATCTGATGAACGTGTTTGGGGCAGGAAGTTTTCTGATGCTGCGTGTCGGGCCTACGGCATATATGGGACCTCGGGACAGCCTGCCGGAGCCCGGAAAATTCCATGCGCGCGCTTTAAAGTCCGCTAAGAATTTCTCGGAATCGTTGCCGGTTTTCGTGGTTCTTGGCCTGCTTGCGCTGATCTTGGGTGGCGTTGATCTTGAGCTTGCCGAACAGGGCGCGATGCTCTTTGTTCTGGCAAGGCTGGCATATATTGCGGCCTATGTGGCCGGCGTTCCTTATATTCGGTCCGTCATTTTTACGGCAGGGTTTGTAGGGCTTGGCATGATGGCTTTCGCGGTCATCTGA
- the nusG gene encoding transcription termination/antitermination protein NusG — MAKRWYSVSVLSNFEKKIAEQIRQSVADQGLEDEIDEVLVPTEEVIEVRRGKKVTTERRFMPGYVLVHMEMSDQGYHLVNSINKVTGFLGPQGRPMPMRDAEVQGILGRVEEGAEAPKLLISFEVGEKVKVNDGPFEDFDGMVEEVDEDNQRLKVTVSIFGRETPVELEYTQVTKQT, encoded by the coding sequence ATGGCGAAACGGTGGTACTCAGTGAGCGTTCTCTCGAATTTCGAGAAGAAAATCGCAGAGCAAATCCGTCAATCCGTGGCCGATCAGGGCCTTGAGGACGAGATCGACGAAGTGCTCGTGCCGACCGAAGAGGTGATCGAGGTGCGGCGCGGCAAGAAGGTCACGACCGAGCGGCGGTTCATGCCGGGCTACGTGCTGGTGCATATGGAAATGTCGGACCAGGGCTATCACCTGGTGAACTCAATCAACAAAGTCACCGGGTTCCTTGGACCACAAGGCCGTCCGATGCCGATGCGCGATGCGGAAGTGCAGGGGATCCTGGGCCGTGTGGAAGAGGGGGCCGAGGCGCCGAAGCTTCTGATCAGCTTTGAGGTTGGTGAGAAGGTCAAGGTCAACGATGGTCCGTTCGAGGATTTCGATGGCATGGTCGAGGAAGTCGACGAGGACAATCAGCGCCTCAAGGTGACGGTCTCGATCTTTGGTCGTGAGACGCCGGTAGAATTGGAATACACGCAGGTGACGAAGCAAACCTGA
- the rplA gene encoding 50S ribosomal protein L1, which yields MAKLGKRTKAAREAFAGKENVTIEEAVALVKGNANAKFDETVEIAVNLGVDPRHADQMVRGVVGLPNGTGKDVRVAVFARGPKAEEAQAAGADIVGAEDLMETVQGGTIEFDRCIATPDMMPIVGRLGKVLGPRNLMPNPKVGTVTMDVADAVKAAKGGEVQFKAEKAGVVHAGIGKASFDEGKLVENVRAFVEAVQKAKPSGAKGAYMKKIALSSTMGPGVSIDVAGALGE from the coding sequence ATGGCAAAGCTTGGAAAACGCACAAAAGCGGCGCGCGAGGCGTTCGCGGGCAAAGAGAACGTCACCATCGAAGAGGCGGTGGCGCTGGTCAAAGGCAATGCCAATGCAAAGTTCGACGAAACCGTCGAGATTGCTGTGAACCTTGGGGTTGACCCACGTCACGCGGATCAAATGGTGCGCGGTGTGGTTGGCCTTCCCAATGGCACAGGCAAAGACGTGCGCGTGGCGGTTTTCGCTCGTGGCCCCAAGGCCGAAGAGGCACAGGCCGCTGGTGCAGACATCGTGGGTGCCGAGGACCTGATGGAGACAGTGCAAGGCGGCACGATCGAGTTTGATCGCTGCATTGCCACACCAGACATGATGCCCATCGTGGGTCGTCTGGGTAAGGTGCTTGGCCCGCGCAACCTGATGCCGAACCCCAAAGTGGGCACGGTGACCATGGATGTGGCCGATGCCGTGAAAGCGGCCAAGGGCGGCGAAGTACAGTTCAAAGCCGAAAAAGCTGGCGTTGTGCATGCCGGGATTGGCAAGGCGTCGTTTGACGAAGGCAAGCTGGTTGAAAACGTGCGTGCCTTTGTTGAGGCCGTGCAAAAAGCAAAGCCATCTGGCGCCAAAGGGGCCTATATGAAAAAGATCGCGCTGAGCTCGACCATGGGGCCGGGCGTGAGCATTGATGTGGCAGGTGCTCTTGGCGAGTAA
- a CDS encoding DUF3179 domain-containing (seleno)protein, with protein sequence MATAFGSTPRLLILASLMMLFALWSTAVRAEQPAALPDYGVEQFGQPPAIPDGDLSADLKAAAKMAFVDSIEGSTWGTDQEVALRTLAASKDPRLAWPISDLMRFAPGQALNVQLANAAATLLEIDMPTENHWGVITDHLIAWDVPAPPNYLSAKRAIFTGIIPGWDKIFVEGDIDWRMVSWGGVLIDDRAYDATDEQCNCIPAADNPEISSAAEATWLKDSDIVFGVVVNGEARAYPRRIMEVREMVNDTLGGRDLGIPYCTLCGAAQAYFTDEVPDGVERPILRTSGLLIRSNKVMYDVRTHSVFDTFLGHAVTGPLAKKGVKLEQAGVVTSDWGTWKKAHPETTVLVEELALGRDFDFRNGRDANGPIFPVGDVDPRLPVHEDVIGIVTASGKPVAFQRSKAMVALQGGQDITVENVHLTLDGGGIKAVDANGADLGSHQAFWFAWSQFHPETALWNG encoded by the coding sequence ATGGCAACTGCATTTGGCTCAACGCCGCGTCTCTTGATCCTTGCGTCGCTGATGATGCTCTTCGCTCTCTGGTCCACAGCGGTGCGTGCCGAACAGCCAGCCGCGCTGCCGGACTATGGGGTTGAGCAATTTGGTCAGCCGCCTGCCATTCCGGATGGTGACTTGTCGGCGGACCTGAAGGCCGCCGCGAAGATGGCGTTTGTCGACAGTATCGAAGGGTCGACATGGGGCACGGATCAGGAAGTGGCCTTGCGCACGTTGGCTGCTTCAAAAGACCCGCGCCTTGCCTGGCCCATCAGCGACCTGATGCGCTTTGCCCCCGGACAAGCGCTCAATGTGCAGCTTGCAAATGCAGCAGCGACATTGCTTGAAATTGATATGCCCACTGAAAACCATTGGGGCGTTATCACCGATCACCTGATTGCGTGGGATGTGCCTGCGCCGCCGAATTACCTGAGTGCAAAACGGGCCATTTTCACTGGGATTATTCCCGGCTGGGACAAGATTTTTGTCGAAGGCGATATTGACTGGCGGATGGTGTCCTGGGGCGGCGTGCTGATTGATGACCGCGCCTATGACGCCACCGATGAGCAGTGCAACTGCATTCCGGCCGCGGATAACCCGGAGATCAGCAGCGCGGCAGAGGCCACCTGGCTCAAGGACAGCGATATTGTTTTTGGCGTGGTTGTGAATGGCGAGGCACGCGCCTATCCGCGTCGGATCATGGAAGTGCGCGAGATGGTGAATGATACGCTGGGCGGGCGTGATCTTGGGATTCCCTATTGCACGCTTTGCGGTGCCGCGCAGGCTTATTTCACAGACGAGGTTCCGGATGGTGTGGAACGTCCGATCCTTCGCACGTCGGGGCTTTTGATCCGATCCAACAAGGTGATGTATGACGTGCGTACGCATTCGGTGTTTGACACGTTTCTTGGCCACGCTGTGACAGGGCCCTTGGCCAAAAAGGGTGTGAAATTGGAACAAGCAGGTGTCGTGACCTCTGACTGGGGCACATGGAAAAAAGCACATCCAGAGACAACCGTGTTGGTAGAAGAGCTTGCCCTTGGCCGGGATTTTGATTTCCGCAATGGACGCGATGCCAATGGCCCGATTTTCCCGGTAGGCGATGTCGACCCACGCCTGCCGGTGCATGAGGATGTCATCGGCATTGTCACCGCTTCCGGTAAGCCCGTGGCGTTCCAGCGCAGCAAGGCGATGGTGGCGCTTCAGGGTGGCCAGGACATAACCGTGGAGAATGTGCACCTGACGCTTGATGGCGGTGGGATCAAGGCGGTTGATGCGAATGGCGCTGACCTTGGCAGTCATCAAGCCTTTTGGTTTGCTTGGTCACAGTTCCACCCTGAGACTGCGCTCTGGAACGGTTAG
- a CDS encoding cytochrome P450, whose amino-acid sequence MSDKTPVKVSLVTEPLGILGSLNAARRNVLSIIPEIATRQPMVSGRTGKRWHMVMDPGALREMLLERLDIYPKSLVTKNLLKPAIGDSLFIAEGAHWRWQRRTAAPVFSHRNVINLAPIMTAAAERSAERIAAAGDRAVDVAEDMVRTTFDVIAEVTFSGDGMFDSDAVHRGIDNYIAEAGKISLLDVLGAPDWVPRPGRLLFSRGAVSEMKTVADQAIEARRQRGPDGVPDLLDLLLEGEDPETKRQMNTAELRDNLLTFIVAGHETTALTLGWSLYLSAIDQEVQKRARAEVHRVCGDRPVTGDDVANLPFVRQIIDEALRLYPPAGMVSRTAMADDTLCGREIRKGDTVIVPIYALHRHHMLWEDPDAFRPDRFADRKSVERYAYLPFGDGPRICIGASFAIQEAVIILGTLLSRFQFTPVAGRDPDPVMILTLRPEGGVWLEAKPLGPFRPASAA is encoded by the coding sequence ATGTCCGACAAAACTCCGGTCAAAGTGTCTTTGGTCACCGAGCCTCTGGGCATTCTCGGCAGCCTGAACGCCGCGCGTCGCAATGTGCTGAGCATCATTCCGGAGATCGCCACACGTCAGCCCATGGTATCGGGCCGTACGGGCAAGCGCTGGCACATGGTTATGGACCCCGGCGCGTTGCGCGAAATGCTTCTGGAACGTCTAGACATCTATCCAAAGTCGCTGGTCACTAAAAACCTGCTCAAACCGGCTATCGGCGACTCGCTTTTCATCGCTGAAGGCGCGCATTGGCGGTGGCAGCGACGCACTGCGGCCCCGGTGTTTTCACATCGAAATGTGATAAATCTTGCACCGATCATGACCGCCGCCGCAGAACGCAGCGCCGAACGCATTGCCGCCGCTGGCGACCGCGCGGTGGATGTGGCCGAAGACATGGTGCGCACCACATTTGACGTCATCGCCGAGGTTACTTTTTCCGGCGATGGCATGTTTGACTCAGATGCCGTGCATCGCGGGATCGACAACTACATCGCGGAAGCAGGCAAGATTTCCCTGCTCGATGTTCTGGGTGCGCCCGATTGGGTGCCAAGACCTGGGCGGCTTTTGTTCTCACGCGGTGCCGTGTCCGAGATGAAAACCGTGGCCGATCAAGCCATTGAAGCACGTCGTCAAAGAGGCCCGGATGGCGTGCCGGACTTGCTGGACCTGCTGTTGGAGGGTGAAGATCCCGAAACCAAACGGCAGATGAACACAGCCGAGTTACGCGACAACCTGTTGACCTTTATCGTGGCAGGCCATGAAACAACTGCGCTGACATTGGGCTGGTCGCTTTACCTCAGCGCCATTGACCAGGAGGTCCAGAAGCGCGCGCGTGCCGAAGTGCATCGCGTTTGTGGCGACAGACCCGTGACAGGCGACGATGTCGCCAACCTGCCTTTCGTGCGGCAAATCATTGATGAGGCCCTGCGGCTTTATCCACCTGCAGGCATGGTGTCGCGCACAGCCATGGCCGATGACACCCTGTGTGGGCGCGAGATCCGCAAAGGCGACACGGTTATTGTCCCGATTTATGCCCTGCATCGGCATCATATGCTCTGGGAGGATCCGGATGCGTTCCGCCCGGATCGCTTCGCAGATCGTAAATCGGTCGAGCGGTATGCCTACCTGCCCTTCGGAGATGGGCCACGTATCTGTATTGGGGCAAGCTTTGCCATTCAGGAGGCCGTGATCATTCTCGGCACGCTGTTAAGTCGGTTTCAGTTTACACCTGTGGCAGGCCGCGATCCTGATCCAGTGATGATCTTGACCTTGCGCCCCGAAGGTGGCGTGTGGCTGGAGGCCAAACCGCTGGGGCCGTTTCGCCCTGCAAGCGCGGCCTGA
- the tuf gene encoding elongation factor Tu, with product MAKEKFDRTKPHVNIGTIGHVDHGKTTLTAAITKQFGDFKAYDEIDGAPEEKARGITISTAHVEYETENRHYAHVDCPGHADYVKNMITGAAQMDGAILVVNAADGPMPQTREHILLGRQVGIPYMVVFMNKVDQVDDEELLELVEMEIRELLSSYEYPGDDIPIIAGSALAALEGRDDNIGSEKISELMAAVDEYIPTPARAVDQPFLMPIEDVFSISGRGTVVTGRVERGVINVGDEIEIVGIRDTTKTTCTGVEMFRKLLDRGEAGDNIGALLRGVDREGVERGQVLCKPGSVTPHTKFEAEAYILTKDEGGRHTPFFANYRPQFYFRTTDVTGTVELPSGTEMVMPGDNLKFNVELIAPIAMENGLRFAIREGGRTVGAGVVSKIIE from the coding sequence ATGGCAAAGGAAAAGTTTGACCGCACGAAGCCGCATGTGAACATTGGCACGATTGGCCATGTTGATCATGGTAAGACGACGCTGACAGCTGCGATCACGAAGCAGTTTGGCGATTTTAAAGCCTATGACGAGATTGACGGCGCGCCGGAAGAGAAGGCGCGGGGGATCACCATTTCGACGGCGCATGTTGAGTATGAGACGGAGAACCGTCACTACGCGCATGTCGACTGCCCCGGCCACGCGGACTACGTCAAGAACATGATCACCGGTGCGGCGCAGATGGACGGCGCGATCCTGGTTGTGAACGCGGCCGACGGCCCGATGCCCCAGACGCGCGAGCACATCCTTCTGGGCCGTCAGGTTGGCATCCCCTACATGGTTGTCTTCATGAACAAGGTGGACCAGGTCGACGACGAAGAGCTTCTGGAACTGGTGGAAATGGAAATCCGCGAGCTTCTGAGCTCGTATGAGTATCCTGGCGACGACATTCCGATCATTGCTGGTTCGGCTCTTGCCGCTCTGGAAGGTCGCGACGACAACATCGGGTCCGAAAAGATCTCTGAGCTGATGGCGGCTGTGGATGAGTATATCCCGACGCCTGCGCGGGCTGTGGATCAGCCGTTCCTGATGCCGATTGAGGACGTGTTCTCGATCTCGGGCCGCGGCACGGTTGTGACCGGCCGTGTGGAGCGCGGTGTGATCAATGTGGGTGATGAGATTGAGATTGTCGGCATCCGCGACACCACCAAGACGACCTGCACCGGCGTTGAGATGTTCCGCAAACTTCTCGACCGTGGTGAAGCGGGCGACAACATTGGCGCACTTCTGCGCGGTGTGGACCGTGAAGGTGTTGAGCGGGGTCAGGTTCTGTGTAAGCCGGGCTCGGTGACACCGCACACCAAGTTCGAAGCCGAAGCCTATATCCTGACCAAGGATGAGGGCGGGCGTCACACGCCGTTCTTCGCCAACTACCGTCCGCAGTTCTACTTCCGTACAACGGACGTCACTGGCACGGTTGAGCTTCCCTCGGGCACCGAGATGGTGATGCCGGGCGACAACCTGAAGTTCAACGTGGAACTGATCGCGCCCATCGCCATGGAAAACGGCCTGCGCTTCGCCATCCGCGAAGGCGGCCGCACCGTCGGCGCCGGCGTCGTGTCGAAAATCATCGAGTGA
- a CDS encoding helix-turn-helix domain-containing protein: MAIQNEFGLTLRGIRNALGLSQLALAHRLGSTQRHISFLETGRSRATPEFLQRIAVELNLSTAQRSALFEASGLRNPFPERQLTDTEITQALDTIERRILQNWPFPAFALDKDWTILRANPSATAMFAMFGIDLSQANQSLLTMVLSPGFRTAILNWEEVSPGFYFRLMAAAERDRTVRVAFEAARASGLFDDVPRHITGGSSNPVMSCAEMGLPDGTRLRMTPFIGSLSTLQDVRLERIEIELMVPLDDVTETKLTSMFA, encoded by the coding sequence ATGGCGATACAAAATGAATTCGGTTTGACGCTCAGAGGGATCCGAAATGCGTTGGGCTTGAGCCAACTCGCACTTGCACACCGCCTTGGCAGCACCCAGCGACACATCTCTTTTCTCGAAACCGGCCGATCGCGCGCCACACCAGAGTTTTTGCAACGTATTGCCGTTGAGTTAAACCTCTCAACAGCGCAGCGCAGCGCGTTGTTTGAGGCCTCGGGCTTGCGCAACCCATTTCCCGAACGCCAGCTTACAGATACCGAGATCACGCAAGCCCTGGACACGATTGAGCGACGCATTCTGCAAAACTGGCCCTTTCCGGCCTTTGCATTGGATAAAGATTGGACAATCCTGCGGGCCAATCCAAGCGCTACCGCGATGTTTGCGATGTTCGGGATCGATTTGTCGCAAGCAAACCAAAGCCTCCTGACCATGGTTTTATCGCCGGGTTTCCGGACCGCTATTCTAAATTGGGAAGAGGTCAGTCCGGGCTTTTACTTTCGTCTTATGGCAGCGGCGGAACGCGATAGGACGGTCCGTGTTGCATTTGAAGCCGCGCGTGCGTCGGGCCTGTTTGACGATGTGCCGCGCCACATCACGGGTGGCAGTTCAAACCCTGTGATGAGCTGTGCAGAGATGGGTCTCCCTGATGGCACCCGTCTCAGAATGACGCCGTTTATCGGATCGCTTTCCACGCTGCAGGACGTGCGTCTAGAACGGATTGAAATCGAGCTGATGGTTCCGCTTGATGATGTGACAGAAACTAAACTCACGTCCATGTTTGCTTGA
- the rplK gene encoding 50S ribosomal protein L11, producing MAKKLAGTMKLQVPAGQANPSPPVGPALGQRGINIMEFCKAFNAKTQDMEPGAPCPTVITYYQDKSFEMDIKTPPASYYLKKAAKLKSGANTPGRETVASVSAKQLREIAEAKWKDLNANDVEAAMKIIAGSARSMGIEVK from the coding sequence ATGGCCAAGAAACTTGCTGGCACCATGAAGCTTCAGGTGCCTGCCGGGCAAGCGAACCCATCCCCGCCGGTTGGTCCGGCGTTGGGTCAGCGCGGCATCAATATCATGGAATTCTGCAAGGCGTTCAACGCCAAGACGCAGGACATGGAGCCCGGTGCGCCGTGCCCCACCGTGATCACCTATTATCAGGACAAGTCCTTTGAAATGGACATCAAGACGCCACCTGCGTCTTACTACCTGAAAAAAGCGGCCAAGTTGAAATCCGGTGCAAACACGCCCGGTCGTGAAACTGTCGCCTCGGTCTCGGCCAAGCAGCTGCGAGAAATTGCGGAAGCCAAGTGGAAAGACCTGAACGCAAATGACGTCGAAGCCGCGATGAAGATCATTGCCGGTTCTGCACGCTCCATGGGCATTGAGGTGAAGTAA
- the secE gene encoding preprotein translocase subunit SecE, giving the protein MAITNPLQFIQQVRAEVAKVVWPTRREVLLTTIMVFIMAALTAVFFALVDLLIRSGLEGLLGLFG; this is encoded by the coding sequence ATGGCCATCACCAACCCGCTTCAGTTCATTCAGCAAGTTCGTGCGGAAGTTGCCAAAGTTGTTTGGCCAACCCGGCGCGAAGTTTTGCTGACAACGATCATGGTGTTTATTATGGCCGCTCTGACTGCCGTATTTTTTGCTTTGGTTGACCTTTTGATCCGCAGCGGACTTGAGGGGCTTTTGGGGCTCTTCGGCTAA